The sequence GTTGGCTATTGGCCAATGAAAAGTACGTAGCATGTTTGGTATTAcctacaaaaaatatttttacaccttttttattttaaatatttaaaattaaaaaaattagaataaGCTAAAAAACTTTGTTCATAGTTTCTTTAACTTGTTTCAAAGCAGAAGCGACCTCGATAAACCTGCAAGCGAATTTTGCACATAAGTAAATACTGCAATTCTTATACAAACTTGTGATCCATGGAAATGCAACTCAAATGTCCATGTAATGCTGCCAATTTTGTGCTGATATATTTGTCACACTGCATGCTTCTTAAACTTATATTGATCCAGACTATAATTCTTGAGATACACTAGTACTGGTAGAGgatttctttaattaaaaaaaaaagaaagacgtATGAACTTGCAGAGTAAGAACTCGTCCAAAGATGATCCCATGACAACCATTCTATCTCCCTCGGCGGCTCCTTACGTGTGGGGTTTGGGACCGTGCGGGCGGGCCAACACTTACTGGAGTCCAGCTAGCACTTACTGCAGCTAAACATTCATGACGCCATAAATAATAGGACAAAAACTCCACCAAATCCGTGCCAATCGAATTGAGCTGCTGCCGGGCCcagccaagtttttttttttttgggtgaaaaaATAGGCGGAAAGGGAGAGGGACAGAACCCCTCTCTCTCCCATCAGAATATTCGATGCGGATCGCAAGTTTCCGCATATTCTTTTCAATTCGTGGAAAATTTCACTAGGCTATTCACGTATGAGTACGTCACTCCAGCGCCATCTCAGTActgatggaaaaaaaaagtatattcatacagagccattCGGACATAGAGTATGCGGTTCTCTGATTTAATCGATGTCCGCGTATTTCGAATCCGAACAACTCAGATAGAGTCCAAATCTTCCTTACCACTAGGCTATCATGCATCTTGGTGCTTCCCCCTTTCTAAAGATGCCAGTCCAAAGTTTCCGTTGACGAAATATGGAGCATCTCTTGGCAAAGAGATCATCATCATCACTCCGGCGCGGCAACTGTGGTCCCCTCTCTCTTTACGATGGAGATTAACCAATTATAtatggctcgtttggttcgcaggaagcattttccttcctaggaatatgattcctgggaaacaaattcctaggaagaggatgcctaggaaaatacttttggcatgtttggttgaccatgggaaagtgacaaatttccaagatgcttatgtttggttggccatccactttcctaggaaagttatatataattcctattatgcccttaataaaaattaggtttttaatgcctctttaatgtttctttaatgctgaagggactttttgggaaaaagtaaaaatggagtgattcccgcctcatgggaaagtaactttcccatgtttctcatgggaaagactttcccatgaaatgtgggaatcacattcccatgggaatacaactttcccttctctctcctttgaaaactccaaccaaacaagaggcatctcattacttttccgttgaccacactttccccccttcttttcccgcgaaccaaacgagcccataggGTCCTGAGAACTACAGGAGTCTGCCTTTTAGCAGAAGCTGCCACATGCGCTCATAATCCTGTCTCGTGGCACCAGATGGTTGGATGGTTCAATCGCGCCATGGATGTCCACATCAATAAACGGCAATCGGATGCAGTCAGATCAGGTAAAAATCGGATTAGATGTGaatcaaattagataggaattgaactagaaattaatttttttctttcttttgaaactttCCTCTCATCGTATGGTCTAAGAGAGATCCTAATGGTGACACATTCTCGCTTTTATTTCGGAAAAATTAAAAACCAACACATCTAGCAGCCATGATATAGTGGCCACCACCGTCACTGTAATCGTTACCATTTCCGCCGCCACCATTGTCCAccattatttctttctttctgctGGCATCACGTGGTCCACGGTATAATGGTTGCGGTGGCGGAGAGGTGCCGGCGGTGGCGGAGTTGGTTCATGGAGGATGGCGAGTACATCGGTCCATGGGAGATGGGCGAATAGCGCGGTGGAGTGAGTCCTTTTTTGATTCTGTTTGGCGACAAACCAGGTTCTGCCGTGTGGGTCCACTCCGAGCCTGGCTGGTTCTTTAAAAGGTAGTGGCTTTACTCGGTTTCCCATGGCACAGCTCTTGAACACTCTTCAAACATCTCAAAGCGAGTAGTGGACGATCCAACAATAGATTTGAGTGAAAGAAGGTGAATTCTTCCTTCATGCGAAAGGGTAGAGGTGATCTCAAGGTTCACCTATACGGCGGGAGCCTGGTCCGAGCTTGGTCCAGCTGATCCTTTTCCCAATATGGCGAGTTCCACTCCCACCCATGGTGCTCTAACTTGAGCTTGGGCTCATGAAAGCAGGAAGACTAGGCCAGATTTCTTATTTAAGCCCAAACATAATACATAAACAGTCCAGCCTATTTGACTGCTAAAGTACAATATTGTCTTGATTTAATGCCTAAGTACTATTGTAATCATATGCATGAAATCTCAGCGTAACCAATTTTATCTCAATTTTTGCTATACCTTATGCTACATCATGCATGTCTATATCACATGTGGCCGGAGTCAAGCTGAACCCAAGTGACTGCAAGAACATATTTCTTAGCTATTTTGCTCAACATCAAAAtaacctttcttttctttttctttttttctcataCCGAGCAGCCGAACTCTCAAGATTGTGGTTCAAAATACTCAAACTATTTGTAAGGAAACGCAGTAATTGTACTTTTTAAACATTTCCGGTGCTTGCTACATTCTCTGGAGAAAGATGTATCTACACGTACAACCAGTACGTCCACGGTGCTCAAAAGGAGGTTACAACAATGGAAGAACAGAGAGCAGGAGCCCAGCGATCGGAACAAGCAGTCGGAGAATTCCAGATCTATGAGTTGGAGCATGGGAGCTCAGTCTGGTAGGTGGCCTGCGATTGGTCCTCGACGACAGATGCTTCGTCTTGCGGTCGCTAATACTAGCGCTCGCAGCTCCGACCACCACCTTTTTGGTCTGTGGCTCGCAATAACTAATGCCCGACATCGAATCAATGCCCTCAGACCTTCCATTACTCGCATCATAACAAAGCCCCGAGTTGTTATAGACCTTCAGCTTACTCCCCATCCTCCATAGCATCTCCCTACTGAAAGGAATTGGCCCCGACAGCCGGTTATCGTTCAGCTTCAATTCACTGAGCTTCTCCAATCTCCGGAAGCTCTGCGGTATCGAACCATTGAGCTTGTTGCCATCGAGATGGAGAACTCGAAGGCTCAGCAATCCTCCGATGGACTCTGGTATCGGTCCTTGCAGCCCCATGTTGGATAGAACCAACGTGATCAACTCTTTTAGCCCAGCGAAACCATCCTCTGGAATCGTCGCCGAGCTCATATAATTCCCATTGAGGATTAGTGCTCTCAGGGAAATCAATTTTCCGAGAGAGGTCGGCAGAGGACCGGAGAGTGAGTTGTGACTCAAATCAAGTAGAATTAAGCTCGCTAGATTGCCGAGAGAGTCTGGAATGGAACCTGTAAGGCGATTCCTACTCAAATCGAGTTTGATGAGGGAATCGCATTGGCCGAAGGTGGCCGGGATCTGGCCGTGGAGGAAGTTATGGCTGAGGTCCAGGACGTTCAAGGTGGGATTTCTAAGGCTCGGAATTGGTCCGCTCAATTGGTTATAGCTAAAGTCCAGAAACAGGAGATGAGTTAGCCGTTGGAGGGACTCGGGGATGGAAGAGCTCAATTGGTTGCCATGGAGATCGAGCACTCGGAGGGACGTCAGGTTGCCGAGTTCGGCCGGAATTGGCCCCACATGGCCGTTCCCGCGGAGGACGAGGGATCGGAGGGCGGGGCTAAGGCCGCCGAGGAAGGTCGGGATCGGCTGGGGGTGGTCGCCGGAGAAGCAGCGGTAGAGGAAGAGGGAACGGAGGtaggggaggtggaggagggctGGGGAGAGGGTGGCATGAGCGGGGTCGCAGGTCGGGAAAGCAGTGTCGTCGGAGAGGGCGCCGAAGGAGAGGGAGACGACGTGATAGACGTCATTGCGGTCGGGCATGCACTCGATTCCATGCCACCGGCCGCGGCACACGTCTGGGATGGCGGTGGCCCATGCATTGCCGGTGGCCGCCATGATCTCGTACACGGCGCGCTGCTCGGCCGGGTCGGTCCGGGCCAAGTTGGAGAACCCGTTCTGGGGGGCGTCGACGAGGGCCGACGAGTCCGGCAGGACCACCGTGAACTCGGCCCGGCACGGCATGATCGCCGCCAGCATCACTAGAGCTAAGATTGATGGGAGGGATAAGAGAGTGGTTGTCATCTTTCTCTGTTGGTGTTGGAATTGGGAGAGATAGACCGTTGGGAATGGAGGGAAGGTGGCAATTTATATGATTGGGTTGGCGGGAAGGGAATAGGCTCCCAGTCCCGCGGGTTCAGGAGAATTAAGTGCCGTCACGGGGAACGGGGGGATGGGAGTTAATGAAGTGTGGATTTGGATGCATTGAATTGGTTTCACGGGAATGCGGATGGAACATTAGTTCAAAGAATAGTACTGctacattaaaaagaaaagaagagaaaaaaatttggatGGGCATTAATATGAGGCAATCGAGCTTATTGGATCTAGATCAAATGGTGACACACAGATGTAGCTCTTTGTTATTACTCCTCATTGGCGTGACAAGGTCGTAAAGAACAACAGCCGTTTGGGGACACTAATGGACCCTATTCAAAGGTTGGAGTTTATTGGTTCTCTGTAGAGATTTTGGTTCAAAAAGAGAAGTACTTTTGTCAGTTGGGTCCAATTAAGCATCCAGAAATGCTGCAGGGTCTGATACATGTCAAAAATTGACACCAGCAGAAATATGTAGATGAACCTGTGCCATAGTTATTGAGAGATTACAGTGGAGAATATCCTTAAGAGATGATGGCGTAGAATATCCTACCGATTACCGACTTTGTCGAATGAGCTTCAAAATACTCAGAACATTAATACATGAATCGATGTCGTCGTGAAGCCTCCGCGGAATgtccaaagattttttttttaaaaaaaatcatgtgtaCTTTGGGgtagttttattttttggagTCCAGTAAATTGCTAGTTATCACCAGCTCTGTGTGCCTGGTAGTTTGTATCTATGGACTGTAAATTCACTACAAATGTGGTATCAGGATAAGCATTTGCCTCAAAAAATTTCACTAAGTCACTAATATTTTTGCTTCACAGGACTTACTACAAGTTGGAAAAtcactaatatttttaaatctcTGAAGAGTTAGTGTATTTGCAGAAGTGTTGCAAAGGTTCAAGCTTTTCAAAAGTGATGCAGTGGATGTAAAGATCCGAATTGGGCCCGTCCTTGGGCCCaacgaactgaagtcggcaagggatgccgacttcagtttGTTCATCATGGTCATCCCCACGATGaacacgccggccgaacggccagcgaaaCCCCTgcacccccctcttccctctctctctctctccctctctcttcgtGAACTCTCAGAGGAGCCCCCATCCCTCTAAAAAACTAAACCTttcctcctctcctttttccccttttcttgaGAGGATTGCCGGAGCCACCGtcgccgccggagccgccatcgccgccgggAATCCACTCGTCGACAACCGGAGGTGAGAAAGACAAcctattcattattttttttatggatttaagggGAGAGGAATGAGGGATGTTATCGGTTgcacttcccctgtttcggggaaGTTTTGTGAgattcggccggccgacggtggTCGGCCGGGGTCAATCAGGCCGAaacaagttcggccggaggtggg comes from Phoenix dactylifera cultivar Barhee BC4 unplaced genomic scaffold, palm_55x_up_171113_PBpolish2nd_filt_p 000121F, whole genome shotgun sequence and encodes:
- the LOC103716032 gene encoding protein TOO MANY MOUTHS produces the protein MTTTLLSLPSILALVMLAAIMPCRAEFTVVLPDSSALVDAPQNGFSNLARTDPAEQRAVYEIMAATGNAWATAIPDVCRGRWHGIECMPDRNDVYHVVSLSFGALSDDTAFPTCDPAHATLSPALLHLPYLRSLFLYRCFSGDHPQPIPTFLGGLSPALRSLVLRGNGHVGPIPAELGNLTSLRVLDLHGNQLSSSIPESLQRLTHLLFLDFSYNQLSGPIPSLRNPTLNVLDLSHNFLHGQIPATFGQCDSLIKLDLSRNRLTGSIPDSLGNLASLILLDLSHNSLSGPLPTSLGKLISLRALILNGNYMSSATIPEDGFAGLKELITLVLSNMGLQGPIPESIGGLLSLRVLHLDGNKLNGSIPQSFRRLEKLSELKLNDNRLSGPIPFSREMLWRMGSKLKVYNNSGLCYDASNGRSEGIDSMSGISYCEPQTKKVVVGAASASISDRKTKHLSSRTNRRPPTRLSSHAPTHRSGILRLLVPIAGLLLSVLPLL